The proteins below are encoded in one region of Saccopteryx leptura isolate mSacLep1 chromosome 1, mSacLep1_pri_phased_curated, whole genome shotgun sequence:
- the LOC136391045 gene encoding histone-lysine N-methyltransferase PRDM9-like isoform X2, with protein sequence MDSKAARTRRKETEVKIYNLRKRKGQVYQEVSEPQDDDYLYCEKCQNFFIDSCDVHGPPTFVKDSAVDKEHPNHAALTLPPGLRIRPSGIPEAGLGVWNEASALPVGLHFGPYKGQITEDEEAGNNGHSWQITKGRNCYQYVNGKDEFWANWMSPGSTGAKLAPVPRMVPWPLPRVLECLQVQWSNTPDGLSIALWYVNCARDDEEQNLVAFQYRRQIFSRTYRVIRPYCELLVWYGDEYGQKLGIKCISKWKRELSAAREPKPEIHPCSSYSLAFSSQKFLSENIGHNNPPQILPGTSTRKQLQSEDSCPEDPNQQQQHTDTHSWDDKAEGQEVKKKCKLLLKRIRQRKISRTFLKPPKGHIGSSTEQERIMQEMPSSGQEVNSVDTGKLSMGVGMSTIVAIKYGECEQGFDNGSNLRYQRAHSVKKPYVCRECERGFTQKSHLLRHQKTHSGEKTYVCRECKRGFTEKSDLLRHQRTHSGEKPYVCRECMRGFTQKSSLLRHQRTHSGEKPYVCRECEQGFSQKSHLLRHQSSHSGEKPYVCRECEQGFNWKSELLIHQRTHSGEKPYVCRECERRFTRKSYLLRHQRTHSVENPYVCRECERGFTQKSTLLRHQRTHSGEKPYVCRECERGFTQKSHLLRHQRTHSGEKPYVCRECERGFTQKSHLLKHQRTHSGEKPYVCRECERGFNWKSELLSHQRTHSGKKPYVCRECERGFTQKSHLLRHQSTHSGEKPYVCRECERSFTRKSHLLRHQRTHSGEKPYVCRECERGFTQKSHLLKHQSTHSGEKPYVCRECERGFNWKSELLSHQRTHSGKKPYVCRECERGFTQKSHLLRHQRTHSGEKPYVCRECERGFNWKSDLLIHQRIHSGEKPYVCRECEQGFTQKSHLLRHQRTHSGEKPYVCRECERNFTRKSHLLIHQRTHSGEKPYVCRECERGFNWKSDLLKHQRIHSGEKPYVCRECERGFSLKSTLLRHQRTHSGEKPYVCRECERGFTRKSHLLRHQRTHSGKKPYVCRECEQGFMQKSDLI encoded by the exons attgtgagaagtgtcagaacttcttcattgacagttgtgacgtgcatgggccccctacatttgtaaaagacagtgcagtaGATAAGGAGCATCCAAATCACGCAGCCCTCACACTGccccctgggttgagaatcagaccatcGGGCATCCCTGAGGCTGGTCTTGGAGTGTGGAAcgaggcatctgctctgccagtgggtctgcactttggcccttataagggccagatcacagaagatgaagaggcaggcaacaacggacactcctggcag atcaccaaagggagaaactgcTATCAGTATGTGAATGGCAAAGATGAATTctgggccaactggatgag cccaggctccactggagcaaagttagctccAGTGccgaggatggttccatggcctctgccacgggtgctagaatgcctccaggtgcagtggagcaacacccctgatgggctcagcattgccctctg gtatgtgaactgtgcccgggatgatgaagagcagaacctggtggcctttcagtatcGCAGGCAGATTTTCTCCCGAACCTACCGGGTCATCAGGCCATACTGTGAGCTGCTAGTCTGGTACGGTGACGAGTAtggccagaagctgggcatcaAGTGCATCAGCAAGTGGAAGAGAGAGCTCTCAGCAGCTAGAG aaccaaAGCCAGAGATACACCCATGTTCCTCCTactctctggccttctccagtcagaaGTTCCTCAGCGAAAACATAGGACACAATAACCCCCCTCAGattctcccaggaacatctaCAAGAAAACAGCTCCAGTCAGAGGATTCCTGCCCAGAGGATCCAAatcagcagcagcaacatactgatacacacagctgggatgacaaagctgaaggtcaagAGGTCAAAAAAAAGTGCAAACTTTTGCTTAAAagaatcaggcagagaaagatttcAAGGACCTTTTTAAAACCTCCCAAAGGACACATAGGGAGCTCTACTGAGCAAGAGAGAATAATGCAGGAAATGCCCAGTAGTGGCCAGGAAGTGAATTCAGTGGACACAGGCAAACTATCTATGGGAGTAGGAATGTCAACAATTGTAGCTATCAAGTATGGagagtgtgagcaaggctttgATAATGGGTCAAATCTCAGATACCAGAGGGCACACTCAGTgaagaagccctatgtttgcagggagtgtgagcgaggctttacacagaagtcacatctcctcagacaccagaagaCACATTCAGGGGAGAAGACCTATGTTTGCAGAGAGTGTAAGCGAGGCTTTACAGAGAAGTcagatctcctcagacaccagaggacacactcaggggagaagccctatgtttgcagggagtgtatgcgaggctttacacagaagtcatctctcctcagacaccagaggacacactcaggggagaagccctatgtttgcagggaatgtgagcaaggcttttcacagaagtcacatctcctcagacaccagagttcacactcaggggagaagccctatgtttgcagggagtgtgagcaaggaTTTAACTGGAAGTCAGaactcctcatacaccagaggacacactcaggagagaagccctatgtttgcagggagtgtgagcgaagGTTTACACGGAAGTcatatctcctcagacaccagaggacacactcagtaGAGAACCCTTATGTTTgtagggagtgtgagcgaggctttacacagaagtcaactctcctcagacaccagaggacacactcaggggagaagccctatgtttgcagggagtgtgagcgaggctttacacagaagtcacatctcctcagacaccagaggacacactcaggggagaagccctatgtttgcagggagtgtgagcgaggttttacacagaagtcacatctcctgaaacaccagaggacacactcaggggagaagccctatgtttgcagggagtgtgagcgaggattTAACTGGAAGTCAGAACTCCTCAgtcaccagaggacacactcagggaagaagccctatgtttgcagggagtgtgagcgaggttttacacagaagtcacatctcctgAGACACCAGAgtacacactcaggggagaagccctatgtttgcagggagtgtgagcgaagCTTTACACgaaagtcacatctcctcagacaccagaggacacactcaggggagaagccctatgtttgcagggagtgtgagcgaggttttacacagaagtcacatctcctgAAACACCAGAgtacacactcaggggagaagccctatgtttgcagggagtgtgagcgaggattTAACTGGAAGTCAGAACTCCTCAgtcaccagaggacacactcagggaagaagccctatgtttgcagggagtgtgagcgaggttttacacagaagtcacatctcctgagacaccagagaacacactcaggggagaagccgtatgtttgcagggagtgtgagcgaggattTAACTGGAAGTCAGATCTTCTCATACACCAGaggatacactcaggggagaagccctatgtttgcagggagtgcgagcaaggctttacacagaagtcacatctcctcagacaccagaggacacactcaggggagaagccctatgtttgcagagagTGTGAGCGAAACTTTACACgaaagtcacatctcctcatacaccagagaacacactcaggggagaagccctatgtttgcagggagtgtgagcgaggattTAACTGGAAGTCAGATCTCCTCAAACACCAGaggatacactcaggggagaagccctatgtttgcagggagtgtgagcgaggcttttcactgaagtcaactctcctcagacaccagaggacacactcaggggagaagccctatgtttgcagggagtgcgagcgaggctttacacggaagtcacatctcctcagacaccagagaacacactcagggaagaagccctatgtttgcagggagtgtgaacaaggCTTTATGCAGAAGTCAGATCTCATATAG
- the LOC136391045 gene encoding histone-lysine N-methyltransferase PRDM9-like isoform X1 — MDSKAARTRRKETEVKIYNLRKRKGQVYQEVSEPQDDDYLYCEKCQNFFIDSCDVHGPPTFVKDSAVDKEHPNHAALTLPPGLRIRPSGIPEAGLGVWNEASALPVGLHFGPYKGQITEDEEAGNNGHSWQITKGRNCYQYVNGKDEFWANWMSPGSTGAKLAPVPRMVPWPLPRVLECLQVQWSNTPDGLSIALWYVNCARDDEEQNLVAFQYRRQIFSRTYRVIRPYCELLVWYGDEYGQKLGIKCISKWKRELSAARAEPKPEIHPCSSYSLAFSSQKFLSENIGHNNPPQILPGTSTRKQLQSEDSCPEDPNQQQQHTDTHSWDDKAEGQEVKKKCKLLLKRIRQRKISRTFLKPPKGHIGSSTEQERIMQEMPSSGQEVNSVDTGKLSMGVGMSTIVAIKYGECEQGFDNGSNLRYQRAHSVKKPYVCRECERGFTQKSHLLRHQKTHSGEKTYVCRECKRGFTEKSDLLRHQRTHSGEKPYVCRECMRGFTQKSSLLRHQRTHSGEKPYVCRECEQGFSQKSHLLRHQSSHSGEKPYVCRECEQGFNWKSELLIHQRTHSGEKPYVCRECERRFTRKSYLLRHQRTHSVENPYVCRECERGFTQKSTLLRHQRTHSGEKPYVCRECERGFTQKSHLLRHQRTHSGEKPYVCRECERGFTQKSHLLKHQRTHSGEKPYVCRECERGFNWKSELLSHQRTHSGKKPYVCRECERGFTQKSHLLRHQSTHSGEKPYVCRECERSFTRKSHLLRHQRTHSGEKPYVCRECERGFTQKSHLLKHQSTHSGEKPYVCRECERGFNWKSELLSHQRTHSGKKPYVCRECERGFTQKSHLLRHQRTHSGEKPYVCRECERGFNWKSDLLIHQRIHSGEKPYVCRECEQGFTQKSHLLRHQRTHSGEKPYVCRECERNFTRKSHLLIHQRTHSGEKPYVCRECERGFNWKSDLLKHQRIHSGEKPYVCRECERGFSLKSTLLRHQRTHSGEKPYVCRECERGFTRKSHLLRHQRTHSGKKPYVCRECEQGFMQKSDLI, encoded by the exons attgtgagaagtgtcagaacttcttcattgacagttgtgacgtgcatgggccccctacatttgtaaaagacagtgcagtaGATAAGGAGCATCCAAATCACGCAGCCCTCACACTGccccctgggttgagaatcagaccatcGGGCATCCCTGAGGCTGGTCTTGGAGTGTGGAAcgaggcatctgctctgccagtgggtctgcactttggcccttataagggccagatcacagaagatgaagaggcaggcaacaacggacactcctggcag atcaccaaagggagaaactgcTATCAGTATGTGAATGGCAAAGATGAATTctgggccaactggatgag cccaggctccactggagcaaagttagctccAGTGccgaggatggttccatggcctctgccacgggtgctagaatgcctccaggtgcagtggagcaacacccctgatgggctcagcattgccctctg gtatgtgaactgtgcccgggatgatgaagagcagaacctggtggcctttcagtatcGCAGGCAGATTTTCTCCCGAACCTACCGGGTCATCAGGCCATACTGTGAGCTGCTAGTCTGGTACGGTGACGAGTAtggccagaagctgggcatcaAGTGCATCAGCAAGTGGAAGAGAGAGCTCTCAGCAGCTAGAG cagaaccaaAGCCAGAGATACACCCATGTTCCTCCTactctctggccttctccagtcagaaGTTCCTCAGCGAAAACATAGGACACAATAACCCCCCTCAGattctcccaggaacatctaCAAGAAAACAGCTCCAGTCAGAGGATTCCTGCCCAGAGGATCCAAatcagcagcagcaacatactgatacacacagctgggatgacaaagctgaaggtcaagAGGTCAAAAAAAAGTGCAAACTTTTGCTTAAAagaatcaggcagagaaagatttcAAGGACCTTTTTAAAACCTCCCAAAGGACACATAGGGAGCTCTACTGAGCAAGAGAGAATAATGCAGGAAATGCCCAGTAGTGGCCAGGAAGTGAATTCAGTGGACACAGGCAAACTATCTATGGGAGTAGGAATGTCAACAATTGTAGCTATCAAGTATGGagagtgtgagcaaggctttgATAATGGGTCAAATCTCAGATACCAGAGGGCACACTCAGTgaagaagccctatgtttgcagggagtgtgagcgaggctttacacagaagtcacatctcctcagacaccagaagaCACATTCAGGGGAGAAGACCTATGTTTGCAGAGAGTGTAAGCGAGGCTTTACAGAGAAGTcagatctcctcagacaccagaggacacactcaggggagaagccctatgtttgcagggagtgtatgcgaggctttacacagaagtcatctctcctcagacaccagaggacacactcaggggagaagccctatgtttgcagggaatgtgagcaaggcttttcacagaagtcacatctcctcagacaccagagttcacactcaggggagaagccctatgtttgcagggagtgtgagcaaggaTTTAACTGGAAGTCAGaactcctcatacaccagaggacacactcaggagagaagccctatgtttgcagggagtgtgagcgaagGTTTACACGGAAGTcatatctcctcagacaccagaggacacactcagtaGAGAACCCTTATGTTTgtagggagtgtgagcgaggctttacacagaagtcaactctcctcagacaccagaggacacactcaggggagaagccctatgtttgcagggagtgtgagcgaggctttacacagaagtcacatctcctcagacaccagaggacacactcaggggagaagccctatgtttgcagggagtgtgagcgaggttttacacagaagtcacatctcctgaaacaccagaggacacactcaggggagaagccctatgtttgcagggagtgtgagcgaggattTAACTGGAAGTCAGAACTCCTCAgtcaccagaggacacactcagggaagaagccctatgtttgcagggagtgtgagcgaggttttacacagaagtcacatctcctgAGACACCAGAgtacacactcaggggagaagccctatgtttgcagggagtgtgagcgaagCTTTACACgaaagtcacatctcctcagacaccagaggacacactcaggggagaagccctatgtttgcagggagtgtgagcgaggttttacacagaagtcacatctcctgAAACACCAGAgtacacactcaggggagaagccctatgtttgcagggagtgtgagcgaggattTAACTGGAAGTCAGAACTCCTCAgtcaccagaggacacactcagggaagaagccctatgtttgcagggagtgtgagcgaggttttacacagaagtcacatctcctgagacaccagagaacacactcaggggagaagccgtatgtttgcagggagtgtgagcgaggattTAACTGGAAGTCAGATCTTCTCATACACCAGaggatacactcaggggagaagccctatgtttgcagggagtgcgagcaaggctttacacagaagtcacatctcctcagacaccagaggacacactcaggggagaagccctatgtttgcagagagTGTGAGCGAAACTTTACACgaaagtcacatctcctcatacaccagagaacacactcaggggagaagccctatgtttgcagggagtgtgagcgaggattTAACTGGAAGTCAGATCTCCTCAAACACCAGaggatacactcaggggagaagccctatgtttgcagggagtgtgagcgaggcttttcactgaagtcaactctcctcagacaccagaggacacactcaggggagaagccctatgtttgcagggagtgcgagcgaggctttacacggaagtcacatctcctcagacaccagagaacacactcagggaagaagccctatgtttgcagggagtgtgaacaaggCTTTATGCAGAAGTCAGATCTCATATAG